The window CAAGAAGTTCATCGAGCTCGTCAATCCGAATATCATCGTCCCCATGCATTACATGGTAGGCGGATTATCATTCAGACTATCCACACTTGACAAGTTCCTCGACATCATCCCCGACAACGTGGTGGATTTCATCGGCAACGAGCTTGAGATCAGCAAGTCCGAACTGCCTGAAGCGAAAGAATGCTGGGTCTTCGACCACTGATCAGTAGAGGGCGAGGCCTTCCTCGATCTTCCCCATCTCGATGGGCGTCGTCTCGTCGCCGATAAGGGCACCCTTCGAGTTGGCAAGGATGCCGGCTCCAAGGACGCGTGCTCCGTGGTTCACGGTCGTCCTGATGGCCTCTACCTTCAGGACGTCCTGTATGAGCTTGACATCATCCTCGGATGCGTCGATGTGGCACACGCAGCCCTTGTTGGTCGCGCGGCACAGGGAACCGACCGTGTTGATCCCCGCGATGGACGACTGGACGCACTCCACTCCGAGGGCGTCCGAAATTGACTTAACGGTCTCTTTCGGATAGTCGGGATTGAGTATCGCACCGTGGTCGTTGGCAAGGATGTTGTTCCCTGCCGCATTGAGCGGATCGTCCACCGCCACGCAGGGGATATATTTCTCGATCTCCGAGATCTCCCTGGGGTCAGATAAACCTGAGACGACCGCTCCGTTAGAATTCATGACGACGAGTGACCCGACCACGAATGATCCGGCCACCGTCATCAAATGCGTTTCTACCTGAAGTGCTTCCTCCAGAGCCTTTACGAACTCCGGGGCAGCATCCGCGGCGATGAATGAGACATTCTCGTTGGCGACGGCGAACACGCCGATGTTGGGGTTGCCTGCGTAGCGGGAATATCTCATCATCTTAATCACTCTGCGAGTGAGACCTCAACGAGGCCGTCGTCGAACTTGACCGCCTTGACGGTGATCTTGTTCGGGGGGTTGCGGATACCGTTGGACCAGATCTTCTCGTTGACGCTAGCGTCGATCCAGATCTGCTCGTCCTCGGCCTTCATGTGCCTGGCGATGTTCTCCCTGAGCTCCTTGATAGCGCGGTTTGCCCTGCGTGTGCGGGGAGCCTGCTTTGTCTTCCTCAGGGGAACGACGATTGTCCTCTCGATTTCGTCTGCCATGCTAATCACTCCTTAATCTTGCTCATGCGCCATGACCTTCTCTTGGGATGGCGGAGGAACTGCCTGCTGGTCCTCATCATGACCCATGCGG of the methanogenic archaeon mixed culture ISO4-G1 genome contains:
- a CDS encoding ribosomal protein L31e Rpl31e translates to MADEIERTIVVPLRKTKQAPRTRRANRAIKELRENIARHMKAEDEQIWIDASVNEKIWSNGIRNPPNKITVKAVKFDDGLVEVSLAE
- a CDS encoding ribosomal protein L39e Rpl39e; translation: MKTRLNKKVKENRRVPAWVMMRTSRQFLRHPKRRSWRMSKIKE
- a CDS encoding translation initiation factor aIF-6, which codes for MMRYSRYAGNPNIGVFAVANENVSFIAADAAPEFVKALEEALQVETHLMTVAGSFVVGSLVVMNSNGAVVSGLSDPREISEIEKYIPCVAVDDPLNAAGNNILANDHGAILNPDYPKETVKSISDALGVECVQSSIAGINTVGSLCRATNKGCVCHIDASEDDVKLIQDVLKVEAIRTTVNHGARVLGAGILANSKGALIGDETTPIEMGKIEEGLALY